One Clostridium estertheticum DNA segment encodes these proteins:
- a CDS encoding response regulator, which translates to MYRMLLVEDEPIVRLALKSLVNWENYGFDEILEANNGKKALEILAKNPDIDIVITDMNMPVMNGIQLMEENIKLDNDTRFLVLSAYDDYELVRSAFKLGINDYILKTEMDPDKILKMVLSVLEGKKKKKKDIKLSKEELLRRLLIEELKSENLKNGNLRLENEYYVCLNIIIDNFSSVEKRYADSSIEELVRSVKNAANQNFEAMNNGEILVVSPMEYGIFLSFESLDEDGIYKKISEVISKLRYVLLNFLNVQVTIGISNKSNKIEHIRRLFEEAQKHSRLRFMFGKGKDIFPQQVKELDSIKKKNNLTKKTLLEMGKEEGLLKSIDNLDKEKAVEAIKQIFDIKELSKQGKVENIYIYYLEIVLMLFQYIMKMGENSIEEIIGEDIDFYSEIMKFETISEIEAWIIELLNKAIDHLSKLKQMQNRFIKEAKEYIQNNYAKKITLEDISKEVGFSKAYFSKIFVEETGDNFIAYLTDVRITNAKKFLDKTDMKIYEICDKVGYNNIEHFSRTFKKVVGISPLQYKNK; encoded by the coding sequence ATGTACAGGATGCTTTTAGTTGAAGATGAACCTATTGTTAGACTAGCATTAAAATCCTTAGTAAATTGGGAGAACTATGGCTTCGATGAAATTTTAGAGGCTAATAATGGTAAAAAAGCCTTGGAAATATTGGCAAAAAACCCTGATATCGATATTGTAATCACAGATATGAATATGCCAGTTATGAATGGCATTCAGCTTATGGAGGAAAATATAAAACTAGATAATGACACCCGATTTTTAGTTTTAAGTGCTTATGATGACTATGAATTAGTCCGTAGTGCATTTAAGCTAGGGATAAATGATTATATCTTAAAGACTGAAATGGATCCAGATAAAATATTAAAAATGGTGCTTAGTGTATTAGAAGGTAAGAAGAAGAAGAAAAAAGATATAAAATTATCAAAGGAAGAGCTTTTAAGGAGGCTACTAATTGAAGAGCTAAAATCAGAGAATTTGAAGAATGGAAATTTAAGGCTTGAAAATGAATATTATGTATGTCTCAATATTATCATAGATAATTTCTCCTCAGTGGAAAAGCGATATGCGGATAGTAGCATAGAGGAGTTAGTTAGATCAGTAAAAAATGCTGCGAATCAGAACTTTGAAGCTATGAATAATGGTGAGATTTTAGTAGTATCGCCTATGGAGTATGGTATATTTCTAAGCTTTGAGTCTCTAGATGAGGATGGAATTTATAAAAAAATAAGTGAAGTTATCAGTAAATTAAGATATGTTTTACTGAATTTCTTAAATGTTCAGGTTACCATTGGAATAAGTAATAAAAGTAATAAAATAGAGCATATAAGAAGGTTATTTGAAGAGGCGCAAAAGCACTCAAGACTAAGATTTATGTTTGGAAAAGGGAAAGATATTTTTCCACAGCAAGTTAAAGAATTAGATAGTATAAAGAAAAAGAATAATTTAACGAAAAAAACTCTATTAGAAATGGGAAAAGAAGAAGGACTTTTGAAATCAATAGATAACTTGGATAAGGAGAAGGCTGTAGAAGCTATAAAGCAAATATTTGATATTAAGGAATTATCAAAACAAGGGAAAGTAGAAAATATATATATTTATTATTTAGAAATTGTACTAATGTTATTTCAGTACATTATGAAAATGGGGGAAAACAGTATTGAAGAAATCATAGGTGAAGACATAGACTTTTACAGTGAAATAATGAAGTTTGAAACAATAAGTGAAATAGAAGCATGGATAATAGAACTGTTAAATAAGGCGATTGATCACTTAAGCAAATTGAAACAAATGCAAAATCGCTTTATAAAGGAGGCAAAGGAGTATATACAAAATAATTATGCTAAAAAAATAACTCTAGAAGATATAAGTAAAGAAGTAGGCTTTTCCAAAGCATATTTTAGTAAGATTTTTGTTGAGGAAACTGGGGATAACTTTATTGCATATTTAACAGATGTTAGAATAACTAATGCAAAAAAATTTTTAGATAAAACTGATATGAAGATATACGAAATTTGTGATAAAGTGGGATATAATAATATTGAGCATTTCAGCAGAACTTTTAAAAAGGTGGTAGGAATAAGTCCACTACAATATAAAAACAAATAA
- a CDS encoding YesL family protein encodes MNGLFSLEGPLYNFCVLVYETFILNLLWLVGSIPIVTMGAATTAVCSVYTKKVKGNHYNIYSDFIQGYKENFKKASLAGTVINFSLLLGIYNVVKISRIGNEYFWLCLLQIFILFHLLLVSLYIFPLIARLDMKLLDIIKNALIISYKNMITSSLNVVLFIAIAVFSLTRPVCFLFLFSGYALFISYQLERILKRNK; translated from the coding sequence ATGAATGGATTATTTAGTTTAGAGGGACCACTTTACAACTTTTGTGTATTGGTCTATGAAACCTTTATACTTAATCTTCTGTGGCTAGTAGGAAGTATACCTATTGTAACCATGGGAGCTGCCACTACCGCAGTTTGTAGTGTTTATACCAAAAAGGTTAAAGGAAATCATTATAATATTTATAGTGATTTTATCCAAGGTTACAAGGAAAATTTTAAAAAGGCCTCCTTGGCGGGGACAGTTATTAACTTTAGTTTGCTATTAGGTATATATAATGTTGTTAAAATTAGTCGTATAGGTAATGAGTATTTTTGGTTATGTTTACTCCAAATATTTATATTATTTCATTTATTGTTGGTGAGTTTATATATTTTTCCTTTAATAGCTAGATTAGATATGAAGCTATTAGATATAATTAAAAATGCTTTAATTATATCCTATAAAAATATGATAACTAGCTCCTTAAATGTCGTTCTATTTATAGCTATTGCGGTATTTTCCCTTACTAGACCAGTTTGCTTTTTATTCTTATTTAGTGGATATGCTTTATTCATAAGCTATCAGCTAGAAAGAATTCTAAAAAGAAATAAATGA
- a CDS encoding ABC transporter substrate-binding protein, which yields MNKRKIQRKISFALVCMGLVGVLATGCSKNSIPVSSTSKSSEKKVTLKLAMWGEGDYKYMNETNKLVDAYKKDHPNVTIELEHIAPKEYDNTMKIRSTANQLPDIFPIRQANLTLYADLMVPLNDLKAVKNNLYANETAIKGNIIGIPQSVFNEYVYYDKNIFKEYNLKVPTTWEDFIKVAQTIKEGKKYTPLALGLKDSWVNYPLNEYMPMLEAGDGQIYNKMATKDDPFTKGQPFYNAYAKIQKLYDAKVCGNDPLGYGWDQAGAMFVAGKAAMIAAGSWYKDSFNQAGGKDESIGVFLLPTRNKTSDDFYTTAMTEALWGISKSSKNQPEAKEFIEWFFGSDYYGKLVTALNIKPTVKGLTYNDKFFSQAFTDLDVKPITVFYDEAYNKVKNAMKFDVNGIGQQMTTGKSFDSMVQDLNAQWKKARAN from the coding sequence ATGAATAAAAGGAAAATACAAAGAAAAATCAGTTTTGCACTTGTGTGTATGGGTTTAGTTGGAGTTTTAGCTACTGGGTGCTCAAAGAATTCTATTCCAGTTAGCTCAACATCAAAAAGTAGTGAGAAAAAAGTAACTCTTAAATTAGCAATGTGGGGTGAAGGTGACTACAAATACATGAATGAAACTAACAAATTAGTTGATGCTTATAAGAAGGACCATCCTAATGTTACTATTGAATTAGAACATATTGCGCCAAAGGAATATGACAATACAATGAAAATAAGAAGTACTGCTAATCAGCTACCAGATATATTTCCAATAAGACAAGCTAACCTTACATTGTATGCTGATCTTATGGTACCTTTAAATGATTTAAAGGCAGTGAAAAATAATCTTTATGCTAATGAAACAGCTATTAAGGGAAATATAATTGGAATTCCTCAATCGGTATTTAATGAATACGTTTACTACGATAAAAATATTTTCAAAGAATATAATTTAAAAGTTCCTACTACTTGGGAGGATTTTATAAAAGTTGCTCAAACCATAAAAGAAGGTAAGAAGTACACACCACTTGCATTAGGCTTAAAGGATTCTTGGGTAAACTATCCACTGAATGAATACATGCCAATGCTTGAAGCTGGAGATGGACAAATATACAATAAAATGGCTACAAAGGACGATCCATTTACAAAAGGACAACCTTTCTATAATGCGTATGCAAAAATACAAAAATTATATGATGCAAAGGTATGTGGAAATGATCCTCTAGGATATGGCTGGGACCAAGCCGGTGCAATGTTTGTGGCTGGGAAAGCGGCAATGATTGCAGCTGGTTCTTGGTATAAAGATTCCTTCAACCAAGCTGGTGGAAAGGATGAAAGTATAGGTGTATTCTTACTTCCAACTAGAAATAAAACTTCAGATGATTTCTACACAACTGCTATGACAGAAGCTTTATGGGGAATTTCTAAGTCTTCTAAAAATCAACCAGAAGCAAAGGAATTTATTGAATGGTTCTTTGGTAGCGATTATTATGGAAAGCTTGTTACTGCATTAAATATAAAACCAACAGTTAAGGGGTTAACTTATAATGACAAGTTCTTTTCACAAGCATTTACTGACCTGGATGTAAAACCTATCACTGTTTTCTATGATGAGGCTTATAATAAGGTTAAAAATGCAATGAAATTTGATGTTAATGGTATTGGACAACAAATGACTACAGGAAAAAGTTTTGATTCTATGGTGCAAGATTTAAATGCACAATGGAAAAAAGCAAGGGCTAATTAG
- a CDS encoding carbohydrate ABC transporter permease, translating to MFNNTQLKMQKKILLVVFLFIPTILMLLFMVYPLIKLLCLSVTSWDGISSTKTFVGLKNFNKIIFDSPDVWASLKNNGVYFVFHLAFIPIELFIAFLLDNRVRCSKMFKTIVFLPYIVNGVAVACMFAFLYSSQDGVLNGLLHFFHMNSISWLSDPKIVNFSLAGVSLWRFSGIHIILFLAAFQSLSNDMIEASIIDGASTFKQFYYIVLPNIKGVIEIVLFLNIRGALMVFDIPYVMTSGGPGTSSSTFTLETVNTAFKYASFGRASAMAVVLMLIIIVLSILQKKIFHLRRS from the coding sequence ATGTTTAATAACACTCAATTGAAGATGCAAAAAAAAATATTGCTAGTGGTTTTTCTATTTATACCCACAATCTTAATGTTGCTTTTTATGGTTTACCCATTAATAAAATTATTGTGCTTGAGTGTTACAAGTTGGGATGGAATAAGCTCTACTAAAACCTTTGTAGGATTAAAAAATTTTAATAAAATTATTTTTGACTCACCTGATGTCTGGGCATCCTTAAAAAATAATGGTGTCTACTTCGTTTTTCATTTAGCATTCATTCCAATAGAATTATTTATAGCATTTTTATTAGATAATAGAGTTAGATGTAGCAAAATGTTTAAAACTATAGTTTTTTTACCTTATATTGTTAATGGCGTGGCAGTTGCTTGTATGTTTGCATTTTTATATAGCTCACAAGACGGTGTTTTAAATGGATTATTACATTTTTTTCATATGAATTCAATTTCATGGCTTAGTGATCCTAAAATTGTAAATTTTTCTCTTGCTGGAGTTTCCTTATGGAGATTCTCAGGGATTCACATAATACTATTTTTAGCTGCATTTCAATCACTATCTAATGATATGATTGAGGCCTCTATAATTGATGGGGCAAGTACATTTAAACAGTTTTACTACATTGTTTTACCTAATATTAAAGGCGTAATTGAAATTGTATTATTCTTGAATATAAGAGGAGCTCTAATGGTTTTTGACATACCCTATGTTATGACTAGTGGAGGACCAGGTACTTCAAGTAGCACTTTTACATTAGAAACAGTGAATACCGCATTTAAGTATGCCAGCTTTGGAAGAGCTTCAGCGATGGCTGTGGTGTTAATGTTAATTATTATAGTTTTATCAATACTTCAAAAGAAAATATTTCATTTAAGGAGGTCATAA
- a CDS encoding carbohydrate ABC transporter permease, protein METKLISKKEKVKTKINVTHNSSEVLKIFMFIFISVVVILPMLITLFASFKDLSQIGSESALMPPLNIKLENYKDVFQNGHVLVALKNSSILVVVTVVLNSILSTMVAYCLTRFNFKLKKVYYAMFLVGLIIPGIVTEISRFGIIADLKLYDTLFAPILIYIGADLMQIYIYNQFLEQIPVSVDESAMMDGASYFTVYWKIIFPMVIPATATLGILKAVDVLNDMYIPFLYMPGTNNRTLSTLLFNYIQNPRTSSVPKLSAAAIVVMIPTLIIYFVFQRYIFSGVTAGAVKE, encoded by the coding sequence ATGGAAACGAAATTAATTAGTAAAAAAGAAAAAGTTAAAACAAAAATTAATGTAACTCATAATAGCTCTGAAGTTTTGAAAATATTTATGTTTATATTTATATCTGTAGTTGTTATTTTACCTATGCTTATAACCTTATTTGCTTCCTTTAAGGATTTGTCACAAATAGGCTCAGAATCAGCTCTTATGCCACCTTTAAATATTAAACTTGAAAATTATAAGGATGTATTCCAAAATGGACATGTTTTGGTAGCCTTAAAAAACTCCAGTATATTGGTGGTAGTTACAGTAGTTTTAAACTCAATACTAAGTACTATGGTTGCTTATTGTTTAACTAGATTTAATTTTAAATTAAAAAAAGTTTATTATGCTATGTTTCTAGTAGGTTTAATAATCCCAGGTATTGTTACTGAAATATCTAGATTCGGTATAATAGCAGATTTAAAGCTCTATGATACATTATTTGCACCAATACTAATATACATAGGTGCAGACCTAATGCAAATATATATTTATAATCAATTTTTAGAGCAGATTCCAGTTTCAGTAGATGAAAGTGCCATGATGGATGGAGCGTCATATTTTACAGTATACTGGAAAATAATTTTCCCAATGGTGATCCCAGCCACAGCTACTTTAGGGATACTAAAGGCTGTGGATGTATTAAATGATATGTATATTCCATTTTTATATATGCCAGGAACAAATAACCGTACATTAAGTACATTATTATTTAACTATATACAAAATCCTAGAACATCGTCAGTACCTAAATTGAGTGCAGCTGCCATTGTAGTAATGATACCAACTTTAATAATCTATTTTGTATTCCAAAGATATATTTTTAGTGGAGTTACAGCAGGTGCAGTTAAAGAATAA
- the gnpA gene encoding 1,3-beta-galactosyl-N-acetylhexosamine phosphorylase: MKKKGRFTLPAESGIDKEVKKLIDKWGADAIRNSDGTKLPKELMDLAVKVYTTYLTVRNDQEWAYSHKNQLQMQYLMSKHNIATSEVLDIDIMEGFFHRQFEVDKNHDIKRYWEVYDRNTGEAVDTASWDFNEGNQKVTIKNAKPWHRYTVSFLAYQVWDTTQMYNHLTNNWTTPEEMPYDAIHEETREHIFKYLEQWLRENPGVDVVRFTTFFYHFTISYNDKQKENFVDWFGYSASVSPEAMDAFEKVKGYKLMAENFVDEGYFNSPFRVPSKEYLDWLDFLQGFVCENAKKCVDLCHKYGKEAMMFLGDNWIGTEPYGEYFGNIGIDSVVGSVGSGATLRLISDIPHVKFTEGRFLPYFFPDTFHEGGNPTKEAVENWVQARRAILRKPVDRMGYGGYLSLALKFPEFVDKVEEIATEFREIHNNISGTKAYVPKFKVAVLNSWGKIRSWQTNMVAHALWYKKIYSYVGVIECLSGMPLDVEFISFQDIKEKGISEDIGVIINAGDAGTAWSGHKFWIDDEATVIIKEWVYKGGGFIGVGEPSAYQHQGRYFQLADVLGVDREMSFTLNYTRHDKQSEEKHFILEDQFESIDFGEGMKYVYKTGDDTKLLSMDKGDVNLSVNQFGKGRAVYLSGIPYTSENVRLLYRAIYWAATKEEEIYNWFTSNSNTECAAYLETGNIAVINNSNEEQKTILYSDKNHHQVMNLQPYEIKWIKIGQEHLI; the protein is encoded by the coding sequence ATGAAAAAAAAGGGCAGATTTACACTTCCAGCAGAGTCGGGAATAGATAAAGAAGTAAAAAAGTTAATAGATAAATGGGGAGCAGATGCCATAAGAAACAGTGATGGTACAAAGCTACCTAAAGAGCTAATGGATTTAGCAGTTAAGGTTTATACTACATACCTAACTGTAAGAAATGATCAAGAATGGGCTTATAGTCACAAGAACCAGTTGCAGATGCAATATTTAATGTCAAAGCATAATATAGCTACATCTGAGGTCTTAGACATTGATATTATGGAAGGCTTTTTTCATAGGCAGTTTGAAGTGGATAAAAACCATGATATTAAAAGATATTGGGAGGTTTATGACAGAAACACTGGAGAAGCAGTGGATACGGCTTCTTGGGACTTTAATGAAGGAAATCAAAAGGTCACTATTAAAAATGCTAAACCATGGCACAGATATACAGTAAGTTTTTTAGCTTACCAAGTATGGGATACAACTCAAATGTATAATCATTTGACTAACAATTGGACTACACCGGAAGAAATGCCATATGATGCTATTCATGAAGAGACTAGAGAGCATATTTTTAAATACTTAGAGCAGTGGCTCAGGGAAAACCCAGGTGTTGATGTAGTTAGATTTACTACCTTCTTCTATCACTTCACAATATCCTATAATGATAAACAAAAGGAGAATTTTGTAGATTGGTTTGGCTATAGTGCAAGTGTAAGTCCAGAGGCTATGGATGCTTTTGAAAAAGTCAAGGGATATAAGCTTATGGCAGAAAATTTTGTAGACGAAGGCTATTTCAATTCACCATTCCGTGTACCTTCAAAAGAATATTTGGACTGGCTAGATTTTCTTCAAGGCTTTGTTTGCGAAAATGCTAAAAAGTGCGTAGACCTTTGTCATAAGTATGGCAAGGAGGCTATGATGTTCTTAGGAGATAATTGGATTGGAACAGAGCCTTATGGAGAATATTTTGGAAATATAGGTATAGACTCCGTAGTTGGCTCCGTGGGAAGTGGAGCTACTTTAAGATTAATTTCAGATATACCTCATGTAAAATTTACAGAGGGACGGTTCCTACCTTACTTTTTCCCTGATACCTTTCATGAAGGTGGAAATCCCACTAAAGAAGCAGTAGAAAACTGGGTACAGGCTAGAAGAGCCATACTTAGAAAGCCAGTGGATAGAATGGGATACGGAGGGTATTTAAGCTTAGCCTTAAAGTTTCCGGAGTTTGTAGATAAGGTAGAAGAGATAGCAACAGAATTTAGAGAAATTCATAACAATATAAGTGGAACTAAAGCTTATGTACCTAAGTTTAAGGTAGCAGTTTTAAATTCTTGGGGGAAAATAAGGTCTTGGCAAACTAATATGGTAGCTCATGCTTTATGGTATAAGAAAATTTACTCATATGTAGGAGTTATTGAATGCTTAAGTGGAATGCCTCTAGATGTAGAATTTATAAGCTTCCAGGATATTAAGGAAAAAGGTATTTCAGAGGACATTGGAGTAATTATTAATGCTGGAGATGCGGGTACAGCCTGGTCAGGACATAAGTTCTGGATAGATGATGAGGCAACAGTAATAATCAAAGAATGGGTATATAAGGGCGGCGGCTTTATTGGAGTTGGAGAACCTTCGGCTTATCAGCATCAAGGAAGATACTTCCAATTGGCAGATGTATTAGGTGTAGATAGAGAAATGAGTTTTACTTTGAACTATACAAGACATGATAAGCAAAGTGAAGAAAAACACTTTATTTTAGAGGATCAGTTTGAAAGCATAGATTTTGGTGAAGGTATGAAGTATGTTTATAAAACTGGTGATGACACAAAGCTGCTTTCTATGGATAAAGGCGATGTAAATCTTTCTGTAAACCAATTTGGAAAAGGAAGAGCAGTGTATCTGTCAGGTATTCCTTACACTTCAGAAAATGTTAGGCTTTTATATAGAGCGATTTACTGGGCAGCTACAAAGGAAGAAGAAATTTATAACTGGTTTACTTCAAACAGTAACACTGAATGTGCAGCCTATTTAGAAACAGGCAATATAGCAGTTATTAATAACTCTAATGAGGAGCAGAAAACTATACTTTACAGTGACAAAAACCATCATCAAGTAATGAACTTGCAACCCTATGAAATAAAATGGATAAAGATTGGACAAGAGCATTTGATATAA
- a CDS encoding carbohydrate-binding family 9-like protein, translating into MSKQYYCKKTPASIKIDGNLNKQAWQEAQGDFLVETESGREAKLKSECKALWNENYLYIAFKCKDDYIKATMTAYNDKLYEEDVVEVFIDDNRDLKTYVEIEVNPLNTVLHYIINNNLKGEKFLYAKVDKTLETATIYYEDIQEWHTEIAIPMEEFTTAVNNPPLTGDIWGINFYRIDRKEDKVVEYSAWSETGQINFHMPEKFGQLIFVE; encoded by the coding sequence ATGTCTAAACAATATTATTGCAAAAAAACTCCTGCAAGTATTAAAATTGACGGAAATTTGAACAAGCAAGCTTGGCAAGAGGCTCAGGGAGATTTTTTAGTGGAAACTGAAAGTGGAAGAGAGGCTAAGCTCAAGTCAGAGTGTAAAGCTTTATGGAATGAAAACTATTTGTACATCGCATTTAAATGCAAGGATGATTATATAAAAGCTACTATGACAGCATATAATGACAAGTTATATGAAGAGGATGTAGTGGAAGTGTTTATTGATGATAATAGGGATTTAAAAACCTATGTAGAAATTGAGGTAAATCCATTGAATACAGTATTGCATTATATTATTAATAATAATCTAAAGGGTGAAAAATTTTTATATGCTAAGGTAGATAAAACTTTAGAAACTGCTACAATTTATTATGAAGATATACAGGAATGGCATACTGAAATTGCTATACCCATGGAAGAGTTTACAACTGCAGTAAATAATCCACCTCTAACAGGTGACATTTGGGGTATAAATTTCTATAGAATTGATAGAAAAGAAGATAAAGTGGTGGAATACTCAGCTTGGTCAGAAACAGGTCAAATTAACTTTCATATGCCAGAAAAATTCGGACAATTAATTTTTGTAGAATAA
- a CDS encoding NUDIX hydrolase — MAITNITTLADTKYLKLYNAEYINKNGKPKNWSIASRKDLNTLKSNYFNGKEDNIDAVIIVATHVDKATHVDKSTHEAEDKLVVIKQFRVPLNDYVYEIPAGLIDAGEDFETTVKRELKEETGLDLIKIDYNKTKAKAYISTGMTDESAALVYCTCLGEISKDYLEPDEDIEIMLLSKQEAKNLITSKEKIDIKALLAIQNFIG; from the coding sequence ATGGCAATAACAAATATTACAACACTAGCAGATACAAAGTATTTAAAACTTTATAATGCAGAGTATATCAATAAAAACGGAAAACCCAAAAATTGGTCTATAGCTTCTAGAAAAGATTTAAATACATTAAAAAGTAATTATTTTAATGGCAAAGAAGATAATATCGATGCCGTTATAATAGTAGCTACGCACGTAGATAAGGCTACACATGTAGATAAATCTACTCATGAAGCTGAGGACAAATTAGTGGTTATAAAGCAATTTAGGGTTCCTCTTAATGATTATGTTTATGAAATTCCTGCTGGACTTATAGATGCTGGCGAGGACTTTGAAACTACTGTTAAGCGTGAACTTAAAGAAGAAACAGGACTTGATTTGATTAAAATTGATTATAATAAGACCAAAGCTAAGGCCTACATATCAACAGGTATGACAGATGAGTCTGCAGCCTTAGTTTATTGCACTTGCCTTGGTGAAATATCAAAAGATTATTTAGAACCAGATGAAGATATTGAGATTATGCTATTATCAAAGCAAGAAGCTAAAAATCTGATTACTTCTAAGGAAAAAATAGATATTAAAGCACTTCTTGCCATACAAAACTTTATAGGTTAG
- a CDS encoding Spo0E family sporulation regulatory protein-aspartic acid phosphatase, whose translation MGEPIVRNFDENKLETCIDTLRDVLNEMCCTLDEHEMSIEKLIVSRKLDKLIVEYMVLKKNKYPDEVEIVTQIPFIIK comes from the coding sequence ATGGGGGAACCAATAGTTAGGAATTTTGATGAAAATAAACTTGAAACCTGCATTGATACATTGAGAGACGTTTTAAATGAAATGTGTTGTACCCTTGATGAGCATGAAATGAGTATAGAAAAGTTAATTGTAAGCAGGAAACTGGACAAACTTATAGTTGAATATATGGTTCTTAAAAAAAATAAATATCCAGATGAAGTAGAAATTGTAACACAGATACCTTTTATTATTAAGTAA
- a CDS encoding helix-turn-helix domain-containing protein, producing the protein MKNEINYVEIGNRIRLEREKFDMTREKLAELLNLSPYFLGQIERGERKMSISTLINISECLHVSIDYLFFEQVNINTNNNVLHSLINKCSEKEIIVIEGLIKLLLPHLAR; encoded by the coding sequence ATGAAAAATGAAATTAATTACGTAGAAATTGGAAACCGTATAAGGCTGGAACGAGAAAAATTTGATATGACCAGAGAAAAATTAGCAGAGCTCTTAAACCTTTCCCCCTATTTTCTAGGACAAATTGAAAGAGGAGAAAGAAAAATGAGTATTAGTACATTGATAAATATTTCTGAATGTTTACACGTTTCAATAGATTATTTGTTTTTTGAACAAGTAAACATAAACACTAATAATAATGTTTTGCATTCATTGATTAATAAATGTTCAGAGAAAGAAATCATTGTAATTGAAGGTCTTATAAAGTTATTATTACCACACCTTGCAAGGTAA
- a CDS encoding vgrg protein produces MALSTNIINNTLLKQYAEQIKYNNKISDKSTKDFEDEKAMQELAFQTMLIQIMDSSGKSMMAELMSTALPNQDSLSLNDSLGSMSNFNSIMRGTTQSFLNNDSQNVENKFSGLGNISAKYESNANPGTISNTPGDYGGKSYGAWQFSSKTGSLDSFVNSLQQKDNEVFSKLSEAKAKDGNRYGKNFDTAWISIALSDKDKFLKLQQDCIKGNYYDTAAQALKSKYGFDISKKGDALKESLLSTVVQHGVGGTLSVFSKLNLNNNDGNIINDLYNERQKVDIYFRSSSQEVKQSVYNRFTKEKQDMLNMLNGESV; encoded by the coding sequence ATGGCATTATCTACAAATATAATTAATAATACACTATTAAAGCAATATGCAGAGCAAATAAAATACAATAATAAGATTTCGGATAAAAGCACAAAAGATTTTGAGGATGAAAAAGCAATGCAGGAATTAGCTTTTCAAACAATGCTTATTCAAATCATGGATAGCTCAGGTAAATCAATGATGGCAGAGCTTATGTCTACTGCACTACCAAATCAAGATTCTTTGAGCTTAAATGATTCATTAGGCTCAATGAGTAATTTCAATTCAATTATGAGAGGCACCACGCAATCATTTTTAAATAATGATAGCCAAAACGTAGAAAATAAATTTAGCGGATTGGGTAACATCTCTGCTAAATATGAATCTAATGCGAATCCAGGTACAATAAGTAACACACCTGGAGATTATGGTGGTAAGTCCTATGGCGCTTGGCAGTTTTCTTCTAAAACAGGATCTTTAGATTCTTTTGTAAACTCACTACAACAAAAAGATAATGAAGTTTTTTCCAAACTATCTGAGGCAAAAGCTAAAGATGGTAATAGATACGGTAAAAACTTCGATACTGCATGGATTAGTATTGCACTATCTGATAAAGATAAATTTTTGAAACTTCAGCAAGATTGTATTAAAGGAAATTATTATGATACGGCGGCACAAGCATTAAAGTCAAAATACGGGTTTGACATAAGCAAAAAAGGTGATGCATTAAAGGAAAGTTTATTGTCTACAGTAGTTCAACATGGGGTAGGCGGAACCTTATCTGTTTTCTCAAAACTTAATTTAAATAATAATGATGGTAATATAATAAATGATTTATATAATGAACGCCAAAAGGTTGATATTTATTTTAGAAGTAGTTCGCAAGAGGTAAAACAGAGTGTATACAACAGGTTTACGAAAGAAAAACAAGATATGCTTAATATGTTAAATGGAGAATCCGTTTAA